Proteins from a single region of Mycoplasmopsis edwardii:
- the thiI gene encoding tRNA uracil 4-sulfurtransferase ThiI, which yields MYKKILIRYGELVLKKKNRKTFINHLTNNITHIVGEKPQVEFDRMYINYSEENLRKLNYVFGISSYSPVVVVDNDIEEFKKTVVSLINPETKTFKISARRNFKAFQYSSDEINRTLGTHLLKEFGETRGLKVDVHNPDQIFYVEVRNGRTYLFSNYIEGLGGLPVGVSGKVIHLISGGFDSPVAAFQMMKRGIKVDFLTFITPPQTDERTVQKISELVKVLNQYQVTSNLIIANYAYLMNYISFVSKEGYKINLMRRSFYRIAEKIAHKNGALAISNGDNLGQVASQTLESLHTIGSATSMQILRPLLSFDKNEIINIAKKINTYDLSIIKANETCELFAPKEPVTKPNLDESLKLEQELHQIPQLEEALLNELLEYRKIKL from the coding sequence ATGTACAAAAAAATCTTAATCAGATATGGTGAGCTTGTTTTAAAAAAGAAAAATAGAAAAACATTTATTAACCATTTAACAAATAATATTACCCATATTGTAGGCGAAAAACCACAAGTAGAATTTGACAGAATGTATATTAACTACAGTGAAGAAAACCTTAGAAAACTTAACTATGTATTCGGGATCAGTTCATATTCTCCAGTTGTCGTTGTAGATAACGATATTGAAGAATTTAAGAAAACTGTTGTTAGTTTAATTAATCCTGAAACTAAAACTTTCAAAATTTCAGCAAGAAGAAATTTTAAAGCTTTTCAATACTCATCAGATGAAATAAATAGAACTTTAGGAACACATTTATTAAAAGAATTTGGTGAAACAAGAGGATTAAAGGTTGATGTTCATAACCCAGATCAAATCTTTTATGTTGAAGTAAGAAATGGTAGAACATATTTATTTTCAAACTACATTGAAGGTCTTGGGGGTCTTCCAGTAGGTGTTTCAGGTAAAGTTATTCACCTTATTTCAGGTGGTTTTGATTCACCTGTTGCGGCCTTTCAAATGATGAAAAGAGGAATTAAAGTTGACTTTTTAACTTTTATTACACCTCCTCAAACAGATGAAAGAACTGTGCAAAAAATTTCTGAATTAGTAAAAGTATTAAATCAATATCAAGTAACAAGTAACTTAATAATTGCTAATTATGCATATTTAATGAACTATATTTCTTTTGTGTCTAAAGAAGGATACAAAATAAATTTAATGAGAAGAAGTTTTTATAGAATTGCAGAGAAAATAGCTCACAAAAATGGAGCATTAGCCATTTCTAATGGGGATAACCTTGGGCAAGTAGCTTCTCAAACACTTGAATCATTACACACAATCGGATCAGCAACATCAATGCAAATTTTAAGACCATTATTAAGTTTTGACAAAAATGAAATTATTAATATTGCCAAAAAGATTAATACTTATGATTTATCAATTATTAAAGCTAATGAAACTTGTGAACTATTTGCGCCTAAAGAACCTGTAACAAAACCAAATTTAGATGAATCATTAAAATTAGAACAAGAATTACATCAAATCCCACAACTCGAAGAAGCCTTATTAAATGAATTACTAGAATATAGAAAAATTAAATTATAA
- a CDS encoding HAD family hydrolase — MRNVAIFSDVDGTIYPFPGKELPELNKLKVNEVVKKGVHFVISTGNGPYDKIKKLADELGGRYISFSNGAFLYDNHEKKVLHIEYIDLDEAKKIWDLAEEVGLPLYYFATDRFYLKDATDNQRQFFTEFCEYDQWIENGEIPNDLHKIETYGKPEKLHKFAELAKERKINLNIVVLEKHIEITKPGVSKGSGIEWFCKNVFNADLSEVMAIGDSQNDISMFQVAGYSYAMENTDPYTMQFAKYYTSTVEQAGLAEAIDDFLYRVDFDLKREISQRQSTKK; from the coding sequence ATGAGAAATGTAGCAATTTTTAGTGACGTTGATGGAACAATTTACCCTTTTCCAGGTAAAGAGTTGCCAGAATTAAATAAATTAAAAGTTAATGAAGTAGTTAAGAAAGGAGTTCACTTTGTTATAAGTACCGGAAATGGACCTTATGACAAAATTAAAAAGCTTGCTGATGAGCTTGGAGGTAGATATATTTCTTTTTCAAATGGTGCGTTTTTATACGATAACCATGAGAAAAAAGTTCTTCATATAGAATACATTGATTTAGATGAAGCTAAAAAAATATGAGATCTTGCTGAAGAAGTAGGTTTACCACTTTATTATTTTGCAACAGATAGATTTTACTTAAAAGATGCAACTGATAATCAAAGACAATTCTTTACAGAGTTTTGTGAATATGACCAATGAATTGAAAATGGTGAAATTCCAAATGATTTACACAAAATTGAAACATATGGAAAACCAGAAAAATTACACAAATTTGCAGAGCTTGCAAAAGAAAGAAAAATCAATTTAAACATTGTTGTTCTTGAAAAACACATTGAAATAACAAAACCTGGAGTTTCAAAAGGTTCAGGAATTGAATGATTCTGTAAAAATGTTTTTAATGCTGATTTGTCTGAAGTTATGGCTATTGGAGATAGTCAAAATGATATCTCAATGTTCCAAGTTGCAGGTTATTCATATGCAATGGAAAATACTGATCCATACACAATGCAATTTGCAAAATACTATACATCAACAGTTGAACAAGCCGGTTTAGCAGAAGCTATTGATGACTTTTTATACAGAGTAGATTTTGATTTAAAAAGAGAAATCTCTCAAAGACAAAGTACTAAAAAATAA
- a CDS encoding DUF4231 domain-containing protein, translating to MAKKQSPFVKRFLEIQRNTEIKKYIFGTLYYSLNLVTFLSALYVAIIAVYFIAGNNKNYPGDVNPYRLEFWKDSANYILFTTIINSVTSVITSCISFFAVNSKFEFLKKKSNLLKFEYILFKNKKWIYANEVVADNEFVLFKRALSILETNRYKSSTFLTFDEGNK from the coding sequence ATGGCTAAAAAACAATCACCATTTGTAAAAAGGTTTTTAGAAATTCAAAGAAATACTGAAATTAAAAAATATATCTTTGGAACACTATATTACTCACTTAATTTAGTCACATTTTTATCAGCTTTATATGTTGCTATTATTGCGGTTTATTTCATTGCAGGAAATAACAAAAATTACCCCGGGGATGTTAACCCATATCGTTTAGAGTTTTGAAAAGATAGTGCAAACTACATCTTATTTACAACAATTATTAACTCAGTTACAAGTGTTATTACTTCATGTATTTCATTTTTTGCTGTTAACTCAAAATTTGAGTTCCTAAAAAAGAAATCTAACTTATTAAAATTTGAATACATTTTATTCAAGAACAAAAAATGAATATATGCAAATGAAGTGGTTGCTGACAATGAATTTGTTCTATTTAAAAGAGCCTTAAGTATTTTAGAAACAAATAGATATAAATCTTCAACATTCTTAACATTTGATGAAGGGAATAAATAA
- a CDS encoding HAD family hydrolase, producing MQNKNTILNKIKYSEIENFVFDLDGTLLNKDSELIPENLQTIKELQEDNKNIIIATGRPLYTAQKIIDQIQVKFPVILANGALIWDNKKDQLYKSFAIKKSSAKAIYKKLVDMQYEFLVYVPGKILGFNSNKTDFFAKKNYPIRVGENHYAEGNFLETFDNYDACKFFVIKNSNSDESWDEFKTFLKDYDEDAHGLISEWPNLDIMSNNSSKGEALKYLFKDFNLDINKTISFGDAENDVSMFQVTKYSGSFANSKHKDVLNHASIIFDSNNEPWFANFIKQIRNNK from the coding sequence GTGCAAAACAAAAATACAATATTAAATAAAATTAAATACTCTGAAATTGAGAACTTTGTTTTCGATTTAGATGGGACACTTTTAAATAAAGATTCAGAATTAATTCCAGAAAATTTACAAACAATTAAAGAACTTCAAGAAGACAATAAAAACATTATTATCGCAACAGGAAGACCACTTTATACAGCTCAGAAAATCATTGATCAAATTCAAGTTAAGTTTCCAGTCATTTTAGCTAATGGAGCATTGATTTGAGATAATAAAAAAGATCAGTTATACAAAAGTTTTGCAATCAAAAAATCCTCAGCTAAAGCTATTTACAAAAAATTAGTTGATATGCAATATGAATTCTTAGTTTATGTACCAGGAAAAATTCTTGGATTTAATTCAAATAAAACAGACTTTTTTGCTAAGAAAAATTACCCAATTAGAGTTGGTGAAAATCATTATGCTGAAGGTAACTTTTTAGAAACATTTGATAACTATGATGCATGTAAGTTTTTTGTTATAAAAAATTCAAACTCAGATGAAAGTTGAGATGAATTTAAAACATTTTTAAAAGATTATGATGAAGATGCTCATGGATTAATTTCAGAATGACCAAATTTAGATATTATGTCTAACAATTCATCAAAAGGTGAAGCACTTAAATACTTGTTTAAAGACTTTAATTTAGACATCAATAAAACAATTTCATTTGGTGATGCTGAAAACGATGTTTCAATGTTTCAAGTAACAAAATATTCAGGTTCATTTGCGAACTCAAAACATAAAGATGTTTTAAATCATGCATCAATTATCTTTGATTCAAATAACGAACCATGATTTGCAAATTTTATTAAACAAATTAGAAATAATAAATAA
- the metK gene encoding methionine adenosyltransferase — translation MKKLFTSESVGKGHPDKLCDQISDTILDAYLALDPSSKVAIETMASGHNIFIAGEVQSNADIHVIEIAINILKSLGYFTSQTSIVTDIRKQSPDIAQGVNLQNDEIGAGDQGIMFGYATNETKEYMPLAITLAHELVKRAENLRSNGHFRWAKADMKSQVTLDYTDPKHTKVDTVLMSIQHSSKYVEQEFKDYIKNEIIVPTLKDYDLDEPTNILINPTGQFIIGGPIGDTGLTGRKIIVDTYGGASRHGGGAFSGKDATKVDRSAAYAARWVAKNLVAAGLSDRIEIQLSYAIGVAKPVSVLVETFGTEKVKVEYIEQVVSQTFDLTPKGIINALDLKRPIFSKTSYFGHFGRTDVEFTWERLDKVEEIKALVAKIQNENK, via the coding sequence ATGAAAAAATTATTTACAAGTGAATCAGTTGGAAAAGGTCATCCAGATAAATTATGTGACCAAATTTCAGACACAATTTTAGATGCTTATTTAGCATTAGATCCGTCTTCTAAAGTTGCGATTGAAACAATGGCAAGTGGACACAACATTTTTATCGCAGGTGAAGTTCAATCAAATGCAGATATTCATGTTATTGAAATTGCTATTAACATTTTAAAATCATTAGGATATTTTACAAGTCAAACAAGTATTGTTACTGACATAAGAAAACAAAGCCCTGATATTGCCCAAGGTGTTAACTTACAAAACGATGAAATTGGTGCTGGTGATCAAGGTATTATGTTTGGTTATGCAACAAATGAAACTAAAGAATACATGCCTTTAGCAATCACATTAGCCCATGAATTAGTTAAAAGAGCAGAAAACTTAAGAAGTAATGGTCATTTCAGATGAGCGAAAGCAGACATGAAATCACAAGTTACATTAGATTACACAGATCCAAAACATACAAAAGTTGATACAGTTTTAATGAGCATCCAACACTCATCAAAATATGTTGAACAAGAATTTAAAGATTACATTAAAAACGAAATCATTGTACCTACATTAAAAGATTATGATTTAGATGAACCTACAAATATTTTAATTAACCCAACCGGGCAATTTATTATTGGTGGTCCAATTGGCGACACAGGTCTTACAGGTAGAAAAATTATTGTTGACACATATGGCGGTGCTTCAAGACATGGTGGTGGAGCATTCAGCGGAAAAGATGCTACTAAAGTTGATAGATCAGCAGCATATGCAGCTCGTTGAGTAGCTAAAAACTTAGTTGCAGCAGGATTATCTGATAGAATTGAAATTCAATTATCATATGCAATTGGTGTTGCTAAGCCCGTTTCAGTTTTAGTTGAAACATTTGGAACAGAAAAAGTAAAAGTTGAGTACATTGAACAAGTGGTAAGTCAAACCTTTGATTTAACACCAAAAGGAATTATTAATGCACTTGATTTAAAAAGACCGATTTTCTCAAAAACTTCATATTTTGGACATTTTGGTAGAACTGATGTAGAGTTTACATGAGAAAGACTTGACAAAGTGGAAGAAATTAAAGCTTTAGTTGCTAAGATTCAAAATGAAAATAAATAA
- a CDS encoding PI-PLC domain-containing protein, giving the protein MKHKKLIPLFALSVAAVPLAVVSSFRDNDHHRIIWQDSSLSYYNNNNYNINDYDFSTWMSEINDNKSFFDLSIPGSHDSGMWDGSGIAWAFGSRHARTQSLNIPNQLKAGIRAFDIRLDSEMWLRHGDTYSTLRFWDWMNQIVDFLKAHPREFVVARIKDEGFNVHDRGLAKHASELYEHQLNLHSSHIFNHWGRYKDDLDWRVKNLRGKLIIINNWHHKVNEMRRGGALYDDIITRTYSLQDQYQQRNTKTKARLVHEHMERSNSAPIRDKQLFVNFTSISSAGALGSDPSGFAGDMNWRVNDNVKNRPDLTKLGIVFMDFPGASLIQTIFKTNYYLKDEELALGYHKPLATNVSVDRISNSSNQVTINGNNLADLRIEIRYKGNTVQKVIVPGDVENSYTFNFTGGIFEVDDSYTFQFYKEYPASYFYSSKRYNQFEITQQAHDDAFYENVNALKSRIESLMETYNGKSNEVKDYLNNYFLNKIKSLTVSNATNKEKLNLLRGQFIQYQSVFNDIRTIITEFQTVNDELQRLADELNEFIKSDIRNEFNQFLNNLNQYLRTVLIDSVNIDQIRLNDIWDNIRSKKQIMSNIIIYLKSFKTVNVSQLLSELKSKATELGVDHDYINNVDEPTKLIILNASNQLMRSEETYTEPHLNSFKQKLEREKNKYQKTLTKIRTIKTKLNTLQLTPQEVSLFVSRINNIVREENSNPEALTNDLQEYQNLITEGIALINADEEFQSDNYFDNITDLKTSYLDKIGNLKTYISLRTTEPVDKLTYSDIIPEIKKIKEQIKEKTRVQKEFVNKINALEKIFPRQKEYFNNLVKSDDNVGTQIFDNAEALNERDYVGKFALLTDLNEAQHNRYIDEIGEIVDYEEIETIYNKYIILNRKMTELKELINDLSDYDSLDSFGSLTQEEQRAFISIYDAARETFEGDSEMPAVINAIENLEKYFYLKYAELNNKINTLRQQINSDKKLYIF; this is encoded by the coding sequence ATGAAACATAAAAAACTTATTCCACTTTTCGCACTTTCTGTTGCCGCAGTTCCTCTTGCGGTTGTTTCGTCATTCAGAGATAATGACCACCACAGAATTATTTGACAAGATTCCAGTTTGTCATACTACAACAATAATAACTACAACATTAACGATTATGACTTTAGTACATGAATGAGCGAGATTAATGATAACAAATCATTCTTCGATTTAAGTATTCCAGGTTCTCATGACTCGGGTATGTGAGATGGTTCTGGTATTGCATGAGCTTTTGGAAGTAGACACGCTAGAACTCAGTCATTAAATATTCCAAACCAATTAAAAGCTGGTATTCGTGCTTTTGATATTAGGTTAGATAGCGAAATGTGATTAAGACACGGGGATACTTATTCAACATTGCGTTTTTGAGATTGAATGAACCAAATTGTAGATTTTTTAAAAGCTCACCCAAGAGAGTTCGTTGTTGCTAGAATTAAAGATGAAGGTTTCAATGTACATGATAGAGGATTGGCAAAACATGCTTCAGAATTGTATGAACATCAATTAAACTTACACAGTAGTCACATCTTCAACCACTGAGGTCGCTATAAAGATGACTTAGATTGAAGAGTTAAAAACCTTAGAGGTAAATTAATTATCATCAACAACTGACACCACAAAGTTAATGAGATGCGTCGTGGTGGTGCCCTTTACGATGATATTATTACTAGAACATATTCACTACAAGATCAATATCAACAAAGAAATACTAAAACAAAAGCTAGATTAGTTCATGAACACATGGAAAGATCTAACTCTGCTCCAATTAGGGATAAACAATTATTTGTTAACTTTACATCAATCAGTAGTGCTGGGGCACTTGGTAGTGACCCTTCTGGTTTTGCTGGAGACATGAATTGAAGAGTTAATGATAACGTTAAAAATAGACCTGACTTAACAAAATTAGGGATTGTATTTATGGATTTCCCAGGAGCGTCATTAATTCAAACAATTTTTAAAACAAACTACTACTTAAAGGACGAAGAACTTGCTTTAGGTTACCATAAGCCTTTAGCTACAAATGTAAGCGTTGATAGAATTTCTAACTCAAGCAACCAAGTTACAATTAATGGTAATAATTTAGCAGACTTAAGAATCGAAATTCGTTATAAAGGAAATACAGTTCAAAAAGTTATTGTTCCAGGTGATGTTGAAAACTCATATACTTTTAATTTTACTGGAGGAATTTTTGAAGTAGATGATAGCTATACTTTCCAATTCTACAAAGAATATCCTGCTTCATATTTCTACTCAAGTAAAAGATATAATCAATTCGAAATTACTCAACAAGCTCATGATGATGCATTCTATGAAAATGTAAATGCTCTTAAATCAAGAATTGAGAGTTTAATGGAAACTTACAATGGTAAGTCAAATGAAGTTAAGGATTATCTTAACAACTATTTCTTAAATAAAATTAAGTCATTAACAGTGTCAAATGCAACTAATAAAGAAAAGCTCAATTTATTGAGAGGTCAATTCATTCAATACCAAAGTGTATTTAATGATATTCGTACAATTATAACTGAATTCCAAACAGTTAATGATGAATTACAAAGATTGGCAGATGAGCTAAATGAATTTATTAAAAGTGACATTAGAAATGAATTCAATCAATTCTTAAATAACTTAAATCAATACTTAAGAACAGTTTTAATTGATAGTGTGAATATTGATCAAATTAGATTAAATGATATTTGAGATAACATTAGAAGTAAAAAACAAATAATGTCGAACATTATTATTTATTTAAAATCATTTAAGACAGTTAATGTGTCTCAACTTTTAAGTGAATTAAAATCTAAGGCAACTGAATTAGGTGTTGATCATGATTACATTAATAATGTTGATGAACCTACAAAATTAATCATCCTTAATGCTTCAAACCAATTAATGAGATCAGAAGAAACATACACTGAGCCACATTTAAATTCATTTAAACAAAAACTTGAAAGAGAAAAAAATAAATATCAAAAAACTCTTACAAAAATTAGAACAATTAAAACAAAATTAAATACCTTACAATTAACTCCGCAAGAAGTTAGTTTATTTGTTTCTAGAATTAATAACATTGTAAGAGAAGAAAATTCAAATCCTGAAGCATTAACAAATGACTTGCAAGAATACCAAAACTTAATTACTGAAGGTATTGCGTTAATTAATGCTGATGAAGAATTCCAATCAGATAATTACTTTGATAATATTACAGATCTAAAAACATCTTACTTAGATAAAATTGGTAACTTAAAAACATATATCTCTTTAAGAACAACAGAACCAGTTGACAAGTTAACATACAGTGACATCATTCCTGAGATTAAAAAAATCAAAGAACAAATTAAAGAAAAAACAAGAGTACAAAAAGAATTTGTTAATAAGATTAATGCTTTAGAGAAAATTTTCCCTAGACAAAAAGAATACTTTAACAACTTAGTTAAATCTGATGATAATGTAGGAACTCAAATTTTTGATAATGCAGAAGCTCTTAATGAAAGGGATTATGTTGGTAAATTTGCTCTTCTTACAGATTTAAATGAAGCTCAACATAATAGATATATTGATGAAATTGGTGAAATTGTCGATTATGAAGAAATTGAAACAATCTACAACAAATACATCATTTTAAACAGAAAAATGACTGAATTAAAAGAACTTATTAATGATTTAAGCGATTATGATAGTTTAGATAGTTTTGGGTCACTTACACAAGAAGAACAAAGAGCATTTATTTCAATTTATGATGCAGCAAGAGAAACATTTGAAGGTGATTCTGAAATGCCTGCAGTAATTAATGCAATTGAAAACCTTGAAAAATACTTCTACTTAAAATATGCTGAATTAAACAATAAAATTAATACACTTAGACAACAAATTAACTCAGATAAAAAACTTTATATTTTCTAA